A segment of the Bacillus pseudomycoides genome:
AACCTTTCTTTTTGTTCAAAATAAGAAAGAATGACAAAGGAGGGTTTGAAATGACAAAACAACAAAATAAACAGAACTTACAAGTGACGAATCAAAGCTATACTTCCCAAACGAACGAGGAAGTCAATTCTGTAATCCAAGAACAAATTAGTGATACGGTAGTAGAAGGAACAATTGATGCGAAACTTGGAAAACAATCTAGTGAAGAACAATAAATAAAAAGGGGAGATAAATATCTCCTCTTTTCTTATGAGAAAAAGTGTCAGTTTTCAAAACTACAATCAAATTTCTTGGCTTTTTCAACTTAGATTTCTTACAATATAATATAGAGAATTCCTATTTTTTTATAGAAGAGGTGCTTAGTAATGGCAAAAGTATTAGTAGCAGGGGATATTCCAGAAATTGGATTACAGTTATTGCAAAATCACGAAATAGAAATGTATGACAAGGAAGACTTAATCAGCGCTGAAGAATTGGCAACGCGGGTTGAGGATAAAGACGCGCTATTGAGTCTACTTTCAACAAAGGTAACGAAAGAAGTAATTGATGCAGCAACCGATTTGAAAATCATTGCTAACTATGGTGCAGGTTACGATAATATCGATCACAAGTATGCGCTAGAAAAAGGAATTGCAGTTACAAATACACCGAAAGTTTCAACAGAAGCAACAGCAGAGTTAACATTTGCTCTTCTCTTAGCTGCTGCTAGACGGATCCCGGAAGGAGATACATTATGTCGTACAGTGGGATTTAATGGCTGGGCACCACTCTTTTTCCTCGGACGAGAAGTATATGGAAAGACGATCGGAGTTATCGGTCTGGGAGAAATTGGGAAGGCGGTTGCGAAACGTGCTAAAGCATTTGGAATGAACATTCTTTACACAGGCCCAAATCGTAAGTCAGAGGCAGAAAATGAATTGGAAGCAACGTATGTAACGTTAGAAGAACTGTTACAAACAGCAGATTTTATTACGATTAATTGTGCGTATAATCCAAATCTCCATCATATGATTGATGAAGAGCAATTTAAAATGATGAAGAAAACAGCATATATTGTAAATGCAGCACGTGGTCCAATTATGAATGAATTAGCGCTTGCTCATGCGTTAGAGACAAATGAAATTGAGGGAGCGGCCCTTGATGTATTTGAGTTTGAGCCGAAAATTGCAGAGAAATTAAAGGGATTGAAAAATGTTGTTCTTACTCCGCATGTTGGAAATGCAACGTTTGAAACACGTGACGCAATGGCTGAAATGGCAGTGCGTAACATTTTAGCTGTATTAGATGGAGAAGAAGCATTGACGCCTGTAAATCAAAAGGAATTAGTTACAAAATAAAGAAAAAGCCTTCTAAACTGGAAGGCTTTTTCTTTATTTTTCTTTATTTGCTCGTTTTTTATGAGAAGGTCTTTGCCTGATAAATTGAGATAACATATACAAAATATAAAGTGGGACGGCAATAAATAAAAATACTGATATGTTGCCAAAGCTTGTTTTATACATTGTATAAATGATTCCAATTAAAAAGAGTGTAACAATAATACTATATCGTGGAATTGGTACATCTTTTAAACTTGGGATACGAATACGACTTACCATTAAAAATGCAAACGTTACAAATACTGTAATGAGGACAATTTTTGGAATGGTATGTGAAAATAGTGTTAAGAAGGCAACGAGTCCTCCTGCTGCAGTAATAGGAACGCCAGTGAAATACTTCATAGAAGTCGAGGAAGGCGTTACATTAAATCGTGCTAAACGATATGCTCCGAACAAAGGGAATAGTCCTGCTATGTATAGTCCGATAATTCCATAGTTGGAAAAGGAAGTGTAGTACATTAAAACTGCGGGTGCAGCTCCGAATGTTACAACATCTGCTAGTGAATCAAGTTCTTTCCCCATTTGTGAATCCACTCGCAATAAACGAGCAACTCGACCATCAAGACTATCTAACATCATCCCGATTAGTACTAAAATAGCAGCTGATTTATAATACCCTAAAGATGCATAGCCGATTGATAAAAATCCACTGTATAAATTTCCGAGCGTAAATAAGTTTGGAATTGCTGCTCTATACAAAATCTGATCCCTTGCTTTCTGTAATAAATTCTTAATTAGTGTATGAAAGGTTACTCATTTTATCATACCATAAATTTCTTACCACGTACGAAAAAATTACCATTTTGTGAAAGATTTCATAAAGTGAAACCGCATGTAGTAATGTGTTTCATTAAGGCGGGCTTTCAGGAGTAGTTTATCCTTCGCCTAACTTTTTTATTTTGACAGAGCTTTGAGTTGAAGTACGAAGATTACTACTATATTTATTTTGATTCTTCGGCATATAAGTTGCTACTATGACAACAAAAGGTGACGCTTTCCATCCTGTTTTAAATGGGCATGAGGTGAGCGTTTCTACGTATGAATGGATGCGCTCTCTCGCCTAAAAAGAACTGTGTTAGTTGGATTCATATAGATAAAGTTACCATGTGTATGAAAGGATAAAGATGTAGTTAAGAAAGAAGCACCCTCAAATTCTTAATATTCGAAGATGCTTTTAAGATTATTCAAATTTAGTTATCATTGTTCCTGTTTTGTATTTATTGCTAGGATCAAATCGTAATAAATCTCCATAAATAAGTTTATCAGAATAACTTAATTCTGTTTTCGCTTTTTCAATATACGGCTGGCAAGTTGCCAAATCAATTGGTTCACCTGTGCTCTTTTTATAGCACACATTTTTTGTGTAAACATAATCGTTTGTTACAAAACTACCATCACGCATAATCATAAGTGGGTTTTCGTTTTTAGTAAATAAATCAGTACCAAATTCAATGGATTGGTTTGTTTTAATACCGAGTAAATGAAGCAATGTTGGTTTTATATCAATTTGTCCAGATACTTTGGAAATAATTTTTCCTTCTTGACCAGGAACATGAATAATAAGTGGTACACGTTGTAGCTGTATCGAATCGAATGGCGTTATAGATTCTTTACCAAGAAATTGTGCCATAGCAGCATTATGATTTTCAGAAATTCCGTAATGATCTCCATAAATAACAATAACGGAATTATCGTATAACCCCTCTTCTTTTAATCGATTGATAAATAGTTTCAGAGCTTCATCTGTATAGCGAACGGTTGGGAAATAACGATTTAATACCTCGCTCTTAGAATTATACTCATTAATATATTGATCTTCTGGATTTAAAAGAAATGGAAAATGATTTGTTAATGTAATAAATTTTGTATAAAACGGTTGTGGTAAAGATTTAAGTTTTGAAATCGATTGTTCAAAGAACTCTTTATCTTTTAATCCCCAACCAACAGACATTTGTTCTGTTCCGATATAATCATTTAGATTAAAGTAACGATCATATCCAAGTGCTGGATACATTACATCCCGATTCCAAAATGTTTTGTCATTCGAATGGAAGACGGCAGAATAATATCCATGTTTCTTTAACTGCTCAGGAGTTGCTGTGTACTCATTATTTGCATGAGTAAAGAATACAGAGCCACGATCTAATGGATAGAGTGAATTTTCCACAATAAATTCGGCATCAGATGTTTTTCCTTGTCCAGTTTGATGATAAAAGTTATCAAAGTAATAACTCTCTTTTATAAACTGATTTAAAAATGGAGTGATTTCTTTTCCATTAATTTTCTTGTTGATTACAAAATTTTGTGTTGATTCCATTGAAATTAAAATGACATTTTTTCCTTTTGCAGCTCCAAATAAATTTTTATCACCTTGTTTATCTTTGGAATTCATATAGTTTTTAATTTCAGAAAAACCATCTCCGCTTGCGAATACACGCTCTGTAGAAGATTTAGACTGAAGTGTAATATCAAATAGATGATATGTGTATAAACCTAGATTTTTCACAACAGTTTGACGGTCAAATGAGTGTGAAAACAATTGTGGTTTATGAACGACAGAAACGATAATTTGCAATGCGAATAAAGCTGTTACACCACTAAAGAAGCTTCGTTTTTCAGATCGTGATAGCGGTGTGCTATCACAAAAACTTGGGAATTTACGAGAAAGGAACATTAGAATAATTACATCTGAAAATAGAAGTAATGTTTTGTACGTAAATAGTTCTTTAATACTTGTTCCTAAATCCGCCATGTTATTTGTTTGGAATAGAACAGGAAATGTGACAAAGTCATTATAAAACCCATAAAACATCGCGTTTCCAAATAAAATAAATGACAGCAAAAAGCTGATGCCAATAATAAGCCGATTTCGATATTTTGATGCGAATAAAGCTAGACCAAAAAATAAAAGTAATGAAGCAATTGGATTAAACAAAAGCATCATTTCCTCGAAGAAGCCATCAATTTTAATATCGAAGGCTAGCTTGTACACAATATATGTTTTGATCCATAATAAAACGACTGCAACAAGTGCAAATCGTAATTTTGGAAGCAAATGTTGTAACATAATATACTCCTCTCCTATACTTATGACAGTTCTAGTGATTGTACTTTAATGAATAGAAGTTTCACTTTATATATACGAACAGCCCTATATGTTTATGATTATTATACTACGTGTACTATTATACGAGAACAAAACAGAATTGTGGATGCTTTTTGTAATAATGGAGTAGAAAAAGAGAAGTGGGAGACAATAAAGTGAAACTTTAATGAATGGATGGTGTACGATCTGTTGATTTAAATAGTGTGATAAAAACGTTGCGTAAGGATATGGAGGTTGTAATGAGAAAGTTATTTTGTTTAGCATTATGTAGTGTTTTTATATTATTTGCTTCTCCAGCAGCGATGGCGGCACAATATGATGTGCCTTTAGTAGAGGATGCACTCTATTCTGTATTGTTTCCGAAAATAAATGTTGCGATTGAAAAGCATTATGGAAAACTAAAGCCATATGATTGTCCGAAAATTGTGAGTCTAAAAAAAGTTTATAGTGGTACATATTTATTTCAAGCTGTCATTGAAGTGACGAAATATGAAGCTGTAGGAGGGAAAGTACTTCCACCATTTGAAAAAATTAGCATTACATTTAACAATGATGAAGGAGAGTGGGTTGTGCAAAAAATAGATATAAAGCGCTTACCGAATGGTACAAAATTAAATTGTAAAAAACCAATATAAAAAATTGTTTGACAAATAATTTATTCGTTTGGTATTGTTAATATCAACATAAGATGTTTGAAAATTAAATAGACTTACCTCATCTACTCTCAAAGGTAGAGGCCGCGATAGGAAAGAGTA
Coding sequences within it:
- a CDS encoding 2-hydroxyacid dehydrogenase family protein → MAKVLVAGDIPEIGLQLLQNHEIEMYDKEDLISAEELATRVEDKDALLSLLSTKVTKEVIDAATDLKIIANYGAGYDNIDHKYALEKGIAVTNTPKVSTEATAELTFALLLAAARRIPEGDTLCRTVGFNGWAPLFFLGREVYGKTIGVIGLGEIGKAVAKRAKAFGMNILYTGPNRKSEAENELEATYVTLEELLQTADFITINCAYNPNLHHMIDEEQFKMMKKTAYIVNAARGPIMNELALAHALETNEIEGAALDVFEFEPKIAEKLKGLKNVVLTPHVGNATFETRDAMAEMAVRNILAVLDGEEALTPVNQKELVTK
- a CDS encoding DUF4025 domain-containing protein, with the translated sequence MTKQQNKQNLQVTNQSYTSQTNEEVNSVIQEQISDTVVEGTIDAKLGKQSSEEQ
- a CDS encoding LTA synthase family protein, translating into MLQHLLPKLRFALVAVVLLWIKTYIVYKLAFDIKIDGFFEEMMLLFNPIASLLLFFGLALFASKYRNRLIIGISFLLSFILFGNAMFYGFYNDFVTFPVLFQTNNMADLGTSIKELFTYKTLLLFSDVIILMFLSRKFPSFCDSTPLSRSEKRSFFSGVTALFALQIIVSVVHKPQLFSHSFDRQTVVKNLGLYTYHLFDITLQSKSSTERVFASGDGFSEIKNYMNSKDKQGDKNLFGAAKGKNVILISMESTQNFVINKKINGKEITPFLNQFIKESYYFDNFYHQTGQGKTSDAEFIVENSLYPLDRGSVFFTHANNEYTATPEQLKKHGYYSAVFHSNDKTFWNRDVMYPALGYDRYFNLNDYIGTEQMSVGWGLKDKEFFEQSISKLKSLPQPFYTKFITLTNHFPFLLNPEDQYINEYNSKSEVLNRYFPTVRYTDEALKLFINRLKEEGLYDNSVIVIYGDHYGISENHNAAMAQFLGKESITPFDSIQLQRVPLIIHVPGQEGKIISKVSGQIDIKPTLLHLLGIKTNQSIEFGTDLFTKNENPLMIMRDGSFVTNDYVYTKNVCYKKSTGEPIDLATCQPYIEKAKTELSYSDKLIYGDLLRFDPSNKYKTGTMITKFE
- the pssA gene encoding CDP-diacylglycerol--serine O-phosphatidyltransferase, which encodes MYRAAIPNLFTLGNLYSGFLSIGYASLGYYKSAAILVLIGMMLDSLDGRVARLLRVDSQMGKELDSLADVVTFGAAPAVLMYYTSFSNYGIIGLYIAGLFPLFGAYRLARFNVTPSSTSMKYFTGVPITAAGGLVAFLTLFSHTIPKIVLITVFVTFAFLMVSRIRIPSLKDVPIPRYSIIVTLFLIGIIYTMYKTSFGNISVFLFIAVPLYILYMLSQFIRQRPSHKKRANKEK
- a CDS encoding DUF3888 domain-containing protein — protein: MRKLFCLALCSVFILFASPAAMAAQYDVPLVEDALYSVLFPKINVAIEKHYGKLKPYDCPKIVSLKKVYSGTYLFQAVIEVTKYEAVGGKVLPPFEKISITFNNDEGEWVVQKIDIKRLPNGTKLNCKKPI